A genomic stretch from Oleomonas cavernae includes:
- a CDS encoding DUF2924 domain-containing protein — protein sequence MSRLAAADVEAALVALDTMDADALKLRWQELYGREAPHKARAEFLRRGLAHRLQENAFGGLKPAVARRLARIAEEAARGNEAVTVSPVVSGPAPGTRLLRQWNGQTQMVEVQVDGFVWAGRRFTSLSAVAQAITGTKWSGPRFFGLGSRP from the coding sequence ATGAGCCGGCTGGCCGCTGCTGACGTCGAGGCCGCCCTGGTGGCCCTGGACACCATGGATGCCGATGCCCTGAAGCTGCGCTGGCAGGAACTCTATGGCAGAGAGGCTCCCCACAAAGCCCGCGCCGAATTCCTGCGCAGGGGATTGGCCCACCGCCTGCAGGAGAATGCCTTCGGCGGGCTGAAGCCCGCCGTGGCACGCCGCCTCGCCCGGATCGCCGAGGAAGCCGCCCGAGGCAATGAAGCGGTGACTGTCTCGCCTGTTGTCTCCGGTCCCGCCCCTGGTACCCGCCTGCTGCGGCAGTGGAACGGCCAGACCCAGATGGTCGAGGTGCAGGTCGATGGTTTTGTCTGGGCCGGCCGGCGCTTCACCTCGTTGTCCGCCGTCGCCCAAGCCATCACCGGCACCAAATGGTCTGGCCCTCGCTTCTTCGGCCTGGGGTCTCGGCCATGA